A part of Cannabis sativa cultivar Pink pepper isolate KNU-18-1 chromosome 6, ASM2916894v1, whole genome shotgun sequence genomic DNA contains:
- the LOC115724985 gene encoding cytochrome P450 71D11 — protein MEFQQIPSFQVLLFSVFMFIVVSILLKRAQTSNNSASKLPPGPWRLPFLGNLHQLLGPFPHHTLRDLAQKHGPFMYLKIGQVPTIVVSSPEYAKEVMKTHDISFASRPKTLVAKTVSYDSTDILFAPYGEYWRELRKICLQELLSPSRVKAFQPIREEESFNIVKLIASKVGSLINLSEMTRRLSYNIISRAAFGNKSSDHDEFISIMEEIVKLSGGFAFGDVFPSLSYLDWYTLSKFNHYKQRASRIVERIIKLHTDQDKEIKSSTKKSGEEEDLVDVLLKFYKSEDHHKFTLTRDNLKAVIFNIFGAGSDTSATTIDWAMAELMRNPRVMKKAQDEVRQVFREKGLVNESSINEMKYLKSVVKETLRLHPPAALLIPRESREKCEINGYEIPTKTRIIVNAWAIGRDPKYWIEPESFMPERFVDSAIDFKGNNFEYIPFGAGRRICPGISFGLISVELPLALLLYHFDWNLPNGMKNEHLDMTERFGLAICRKKDLYVIPSKYDPPSMVKA, from the exons ATGGAGTTCCAACAAATACCCTCTTTCCAAGTCCTTCTCTTTtcagtttttatgtttattgtGGTAAGCATACTCTTGAAGAGAGCTCAAACAAGCAATAACTCAGCTTCAAAACTACCCCCAGGTCCATGGAGACTACCCTTTCTGGGGAACTTGCACCAACTTTTGGGCCCTTTTCCTCATCACACACTCAGAGACTTAGCCCAAAAACATGGACCATTCATGTACCTCAAAATAGGACAAGTTCCAACCATAGTAGTTTCATCACCCGAGTATGCGAAAGAAGTCATGAAAACCCATGATATTTCTTTTGCATCAAGACCCAAAACTCTTGTTGCAAAAACAGTGTCATATGATTCTACTGACATTTTATTTGCTCCATACGGTGAGTATTGGAGAGAGCTTAGAAAGATTTGTTTACAAGAGCTTCTAAGCCCATCTAGGGTTAAAGCTTTTCAACCCATTAGAGAAGAAGAGTCCTTTAATATTGTAAAACTTATTGCTTCAAAAGTAGGCTCACTTATCAATCTTAGTGAAATGACCAGAAGATTGTCTTATAACATCATATCTAGGGCTGCCTTTGGCAACAAAAGCAGTGATCATGATGAATTCATATCAATTATGGAGGAAATTGTTAAATTGTCTGGAGGGTTTGCATTTGGAGATGTGTTTCCATCTTTGAGTTATCTTGATTGGTATACTTTAAGTAAATTTAATCATTATAAACAAAGGGCATCAAGAATAGTGGAAAGAATCATCAAGTTACATACAGATCAAGACAAGGAGATCAAGTCATCAACAAAGAAAAGTGGAGAAGAGGAAGACTTGGTTGATGTTCTTTTGAAGTTTTATAAGAGTGAAGATCATCATAAGTTCACATTAACTAGGGACAATCTTAAAGCAGTCATTTTT AACATATTTGGAGCGGGGAGTGACACATCAGCAACAACTATAGACTGGGCTATGGCAGAACTGATGAGAAATCCAAGAGTAATGAAAAAAGCTCAAGATGAGGTTAGACAAGTCTTTCGCGAAAAAGGATTAGTGAATGAATCTTCAATCAATGAGATGAAATACTTAAAATCAGTTGTTAAAGAAACTCTAAGGTTGCATCCTCCAGCTGCCTTGTTAATTCCAAGAGAAAGTagagaaaagtgtgagattaATGGTTATGAAATACCTACAAAAACTCGTATAATTGTAAATGCATGGGCAATAGGAAGAGATCCTAAATATTGGATTGAACCTGAGAGTTTTATGCCAGAGAGATTTGTTGATAGCGCTATTGATTTCAAGGGAAATAATTTTGAGTATATCCCATTTGGTGCCGGAAGGAGAATATGTCCTGGTATATCATTTGGTCTCATCAGTGTTGAGCTTCCTCTAGCACTTTTGCTATACCATTTTGATTGGAACCTCCCCAATGGAATGAAAAATGAACATTTGGACATGACAGAGAGATTTGGTCTTGCAATATGTAGAAAAAAGGATTTGTACGTAATTCCTTCCAAGTATGATCCACCTTCTATGGTCAAAGCATAG
- the LOC115695663 gene encoding cytochrome P450 71D9, translated as MDLQLLSFPIISLVFMFMVVKIVLKRAHHQAKNSVSKLPPGPWKLPLVGNIHQIFGSSPHISFRDLAKKYGPFMYLKIGQIPTLIVSSPEYVKEIMRTHDVVFASRPQTLAAQIMAYNCTDIIFSSYGEHWRQLRKISMQELLSPGRVQTFRPVREEELCNLVEGIMTSSKDGSPINVTKMVTKCSYGITSRAAFGKKSSDHDEFISIVEEAIEAAGGFEFAEVFPALRFLDWKSRPIFESIKLRSSRIMENIIKEHIKEKEISFEKIGKDEDLVDVLLKFHKNGDDLGRFTLTKDNIKAVIFDIFVAGSETTSLSVDWAMVEMMRFPKVMKKAQEEVRKIIGTKGSVNESLINEMKYLKLVVKETLRLHPPAPLLLPRESTEKCDIYGYEIPKKTRVIVNAWAIGRDPKYWIEPENFMPERFMESSIDFKGNNFEYIPFGGGRRICPGMLFGVINIGLSLAYLLYHFDWKLPNGMNHENLDMTELFGLTMRRKDDLYLIPTIYEHSSIAKS; from the exons ATGGATCTTCAACTACTTTCTTTCCCAATCATCAGCTTAGTTTTTATGTTTATGGTAGTGAAAATAGTTTTGAAAAGAGCTCATCATCAAGCAAAGAACTCAGTTTCAAAGCTACCCCCAGGACCATGGAAATTACCATTGGTGGGAAATATACACCAAATCTTTGGCTCATCACCCCATATTTCATTCAGAGACTTAGCCAAGAAATATGGGCCATTCATGTACCTCAAAATTGGACAAATTCCAACTCTAATAGTTTCATCACCAGAGTATGTTAAAGAGATCATGAGAACCCATGATGTTGTTTTTGCATCTAGGCCTCAAACTCTTGCTGCTCAGATCATGGCATATAATTGTACTGACATTATATTTTCTTCATATGGTGAGCATTGGAGACAACTCAGAAAGATTTCTATGCAAGAGCTTCTAAGCCCGGGAAGAGTTCAAACTTTTCGACCGGTTAGAGAAGAAGAGTTGTGTAATCTTGTTGAAGGGATCATGACATCTTCAAAAGATGGGTCACCTATCAATGTTACTAAAATGGTTACAAAATGTTCTTATGGCATAACATCTAGGGCTGCCTTTGGCAAGAAAAGCAGTGATCACGACGAGTTCATTTCGATTGTTGAGGAAGCTATCGAGGCAGCTGGAGGCTTTGAATTTGCAGAAGTGTTTCCTGCTTTGAGATTTCTTGATTGGAAAAGTCGTCCTATTTTTGAGAGCATCAAACTAAGATCTTCAAGAATAATGGAAAATATCATCAAGGAGCATATAAAAGAGAAGGAAATTTCATTTGAGAAAATTGGAAAGGATGAAGATTTGGTTGATGTTCTTTTGAAGTTTCATAAGAATGGAGATGATCTTGGGCGGTTCACCCTAACAAAAGACAATATTAAAGCAGTAatcttt GATATCTTTGTAGCTGGAAGTGAAACAACATCTTTATCTGTAGATTGGGCTATGGTAGAAATGATGAGATTTCCAAAAGTGATGAAAAAGGCTCAAGAAGAGGTGAGAAAAATTATTGGTACAAAAGGGTCAGTGAATGAATCATTAATCAATGAGatgaaatacttaaaattagtTGTTAAAGAAACTCTAAGGTTGCATCCTCCAGCTCCTTTGTTACTTCCAAGGGAAAGTACAGAAAAATGTGACATTTATGGTTATGAGATACCTAAGAAAACAAGAGTAATAGTAAATGCTTGGGCAATTGGAAGAGATCCAAAGTATTGGATTGAACCTGAGAATTTTATGCCAGAGAGGTTTATGGAAAGCTCTATTGATTTTAAGGGCAACAATTTTGAGTACATTCCATTTGGTGGTGGAAGGAGAATATGTCCAGGCATGTTATTTGGTGTTATTAATATTGGGCTTTCACTAGCATATTTGTTATACCATTTTGATTGGAAACTTCCTAATGGAATGAACCATGAAAATTTGGATATGACAGAATTATTTGGTCTTACAATGAGGAGAAAAGATGATTTGTATTTGATTCCTACTATTTATGAGCATTCTTCTATAGCAAAATCATGA